The DNA window ATACCGCGATCGCATTGCCGACGCCCAGTTAGTAGGTTGTGCGGGTTGCTATCCCACCGCCAGTTTGCTAGCACTCTCGCCGCTACTCAAGCAAGGGTTAGTCTTACCAGAAACTGCGATTATCGACGCCAAATCTGGCACCTCCGGCGGCGGACGGCAAGCGAAAACCAATTTGTTGCTGGCTGAGGCAGATAATACGCTAGGAGCTTACGGTGTTGGCGGACGGCACCGACATACCCCCGAAATTGAGCAAGTTTGTAGCGATCTCGCCGGTCACGAAGTTACAGTGCAGTTTACCCCTCACTTGATTCCAATGGTGCGCGGGATTCTATCAACCGTTTATGCCAACTTGCGCGATCCGGGGTTAGTGCGAGAAGACTTAATTACCATCTTTTCAGCTTTCTACCGTGCTTCGCCTTTTGTGAAAATATTACCAGGCGGCATCTACCCTCAAACGAAATGGGCTTGCGGGACTAATCTTTGCTATATCGGCATCGAAGTTGATCCCCGCACGGATCGGGTCATTGTCATGTCAGCGATTGATAATTTAATCAAAGGTCAAGCTGGTCAAGCTCTCCAATGTCTCAATTTGATGCTGGGTATGGAAGAAACCCTAGGGTTACCTCAACTCGGTTTTTACCCGTAGCGATCGCCTTTTAGATTTTTGGGTGTTGAGTTGGATGGCTGAGGGATCGTTTTTTCGGAGTCGTCGAATGAGCGGCTGGTGTTGGCAATCAGAGGGGCTTACTGAAGTTAGCTGCGACGAGAAAAAATTTGACGCGATCGCGCGACTCAGTAGCAGCCCAATAAAATATTGGATCGCTAGGTACATACCAAAAACCCGTTTTCTAGTCTAGAAAACGGGTATCTAAAATAATTGGCTGGCAAACAGCGATCGCTGGTTGTAGTACTTATTCACCCCTAATTCCTGGTGTAGGGGCATGGCACAAACACGCCCCTACAAAATGTGAATGAGTTTATGTGAAAAAATACTCCAAATGCTTTGATTACGGCACTAATTGAAATGAGCCGAAAAACTTTTGAACATCCTTGGTATTTGAACCAAGCGTACTGACTTGATACAGCCGCTTGTTCACCAGAAAAATCCGACATTGACCAATAGAACCGTCCGAATCTTTATACTTAATTTCTCTGCCGGGACTTCCATGCAGTGAAATTGGGCGCTGAGCGATTAACTTCGCGCCATCCGTTATATAACCCTCAGTCGCCGCATCCAAGAGTTCTTTAGCCTCTAGCCGATCGATCTCGTTGGCAAAGTCAGCATAGGAGACTAAAAAGACACCATCCGACGTAGCGGCTGTAAACAAATGCTGCTCAACGTCACCTTCTTCAGCTTTTTCGGTATGTGTTTCTTCCTCTGGGGTTCCCGGCATTAGCACCACAAAGCCTCCTTCAGAGGAAGAAAACTCCTGCCAATCCTCTTGAGCGTCTGGCGTCGTTTCAGCAGCGCCGATGAGCTGACAGTTATTACAGGGTTGGATTTGAAGTAATGGTCTAACTGCTTCGGCGCGGACGGCTGCTGACACAGACAGGGGAGCAAATAGGGTGGCGATCGCTAGGATTTTTAGTTTCATATTGAGTTGTGCAAAAGTCGGTCAATCCTTTTATAGACAACAGACAAATTGACTGAATTCCTGAACGAGCCACCCGATTATCTGGCACAAACTGCCCGAATTAATCCGCTTTAGCGGGGGCCTAGCCCAATGGTAGCGGCATAAACTGCGCGATCGCCCAATTCATCTTCAATTCGCAGCAGTCGGTTGTACTTTGCCACCCGTTCGCTGCGACAAAGCGAACCTGTTTTAATTTGTCCGGCTCTCGTGGCTACGGCTAAATCGGCAATCGTGGTGTCTTCAGTTTCGCCGGAGCGATGGCTGATGATTGACCGGAATCCGTTGCGAGTAGCGAGTTCAATGGTTTCCAGAGTTTCCGTGAGAGAACCAATTTGGTTGAGTTTAATCAGGATCGAGTTAGCGGCGGCTTGCTCGATGCCTTTTTGCAGGCGGATGGGGTTCGTGACAAACAAATCGTCGCCGATGAGTTGAACGCGATCGCCCATTTTCTCGGTTAATAGTTTCCAGTTTTCCCAGTCTTCTTCGTGCAGTCCGTCCTCAATTGAGACAATCGGATATTGTCCTACCAACTTACCCAGATACTCAATAAAGTCAGCCGGGGAGTGAGATGAGCCATCGTAGACATACTGCCCTTCTTTATAGAACTCACTGGCAGCAACATCTAGCGCCAGCGCCACGTCTTGTCCGGGTTTATAGCCAGCCTTTTCAATCGCCGCCACTAATAGTTCCAAAGCCGCTTGATTGGACTCTAAATTAGGAGCAAAACCGCCTTCATCGCCAACGCCAGTCAGCAAGTTTTTGTCCTTTAGAACTTTGCTGAGAGCCGCAAACACCTCGGCACCCCAACGCAGCGCTTCTTTAAACGAAGACGCCCCGACTGGCACAATCATAAATTCTTGGAAATCCACGTTATTATCCGCGTGGGCACCGCCATTGATCACGTTCATCAACGGCACCGGCAGCACATTCGATAAGGGACTCCCAAGATAGCGATAGAGCGGCAATTCCAGAGCCGCTGCACCCGCTTTGGCAGTTGCCAGGGAGACGGCGAGGATGGCATTTGCTCCCAAATTCGATTTATTTTCCGAGCCATCCAGCTCAATCATCGTGCGGTCAACCAAAACCTGATCGAGCGCATCCATCTCCAACAACTCAGGAGCAATTTTCTCCTCGACATTCTGGACGGCTTGGAGGACGCCTTTGCCACCGTAGCGGCTGGCATCCTCATCCCGCAGTTCGTGGGCTTCAAAAGTCCCTGTAGAAGCGCCGCTGGGAACCTGAGCCAATCCCATCACACCGTTGATCAGATAGACTTCGGCTTCCACTGTGGGACGCCCCCGCGAGTCGAGAATTTCACGAGCCACAATGGCGTCGATGGCAGTATCTGGCGTGTTAATCATTCCGTTTCACCCTTCAGTAGCAAAATTGCAAGTGTCTCACACATCAGCAAACCTTAGATAGGCTTTTTAGCCAGCTGGTTATAGCGGTGGTCATCCCTTGTCGAAAACACCTAGCGTGGCTGAATGTAATATGGTTTCTATGGTGGCGTGGGTTGTTGTGTAAAGATCCCGATCGGGGATTGAAATAGAATACGTCCTGAGCGGACACTCAAACGTCATATTAAAAAGGAATTCGGGATCAAAACGATGCGAATGCTACATACGATGTTGCGAGTCGGCAACCTAGAAGAGTCTTTGAAATTTTACTGCGACGTGCTGGGCATGAAGTTACTGCGCCGCAAAGATTATCCGGATGGGAAGTTCACGCTGGCATTTGTGGGTTACGGTGACGAATCTGACCATACAGTTGTGGAACTAACCTACAACTGGGGCGTAGAGCAGTATAACCTGGGAGATGCCTACGGTCATATAGCTCTTGGCGTTGATGATATTTACGCCACTTGTAACGAAATCAAGGCGCGTGGCGGCAAAGTGTCGCGGGAACCGGGGCCAATGAAGCACGGTTCCACGGTGATAGCTTTTGTGGAAGACCCAAATGGCTACAAGATTGAGCTAATTCAGCTAGGAACTCAGGGATCTGCCCAGAAGTCAGAAACCGCTGAAGCAGCAAGTCGGTAGGTTTTAAAAGTAAGCGATCGCATATTTCTAAACCTTTGAGACGTGCGATCGCAGATTTCCTTTTAACGCCGATCAAGTTGGAATTTTTGATCTCAAATTCCTTTTTAATATCAAGACCGTGAGGCGTAATTTTGAAGCCGATAGCCCCCTTAATGTGGAGGCTACAAATTACCATTGCACAAATGAAAGTAAAAATACCTAAAAATCCAACCCCTATTAGAGGCAAGGATTTTCAGGTTGCTGGTTCCTAATAATTGAAATTGCAGATACCAGCAGATAAACGCTTGATAACCCACACCTTTATCTCGCGGCAGAACCCCTGTAAATTCGTTCTGCTTGCTCCGGAGATAACAGCATTGAGGCAATTCGCTCAGGTTTAGGCTCTACAGATTCATCCTGATTGGTGGAAAGTTGACTGTAGAGTGGCAGGTACTCCTGACGAATCGGATCGTATCCCCAAACATCTCCCGTTTCAATGTGATAAATCCAGGCATGGAGAGACAGTTTGCCTCGGTGAAGTTTAGCGCGAATTGCTGGATAAGTCCGCAGATTTTCAATTTGCGTTAACACATTCTCAGCAATCGTGGCTTCCAGAAGTTCTTCACCTGAAAGGTCTGTGTAGTTCTCTTTAATTAGCCGACGTGTCGCTTCTGCGTGCTTTAACCAGTCGTGAACCAAGGGCATTTCTGCCGCCAAACTGTCCAATTTTAACAGTCCCTTCATTGCACCGCAGTGAGAGTGACCGCAGACAACAATTTGCTGAATATCTAAAGCATGAACGGCGTATTCAACGCTTGCGCCTTCGCCGCCATTCGTTGCCCCAAACGGCGGAATCAGGTTGCCAGCATTACGGATGACAAACAGTTCGCCGACAGCCGCTTGAGTAATCAAATTCGGATCGATGCGAGAATCAGAGCAGGTGATGAACAGTACCCTCGGTTTCTGACCGTGAGCGAGTTGCTCAAACAATTCCTGGTGTTCGCTGAAGTAGTTACTTTGAAACTCACGCAGCCCTCTAATCAGTTTCTTCATATAAAGCCAATTTTTGCTCTAGCGATCGCGATCCCTTCCCTCTAAATCATAGGAGAGCGCGAGACACAGGTCGGCGCTACGCGATCGCGCTTCCTCTGATATCCCAACATTCCCGCAAAATCGTTCACACTCAAGAAAGACTTTGCTTAACAGTTCTTAATTTTACCCTTCTTCTGTTGCTTTCTATTCCTGAACTATGACCACAGCCACGAAACCGTCAACCCGTAAAGCTTGGGCAAATGCGATCGCCCAACCTGCACAAGAATTTCCCCTGACTCCCCTCCCACTCCTTTCCGGCAACATACCGGAAGGTTTGCGCGGCACCCTCTACCGCAACGGCCCAGCCCGCTTAGAACGTGGCGGCATCCGGGTGGGACACTGGTTTGATGGGGATGGTGCGATTCTAGGGGTGCATTTCAGCGATGCTGGTGCCTCTGGTGTCTATCGCTACGTTCAATCAGAGGGATACCAAGAGGAAGCCAAAGCGAATCAATTGCTCTATGGCAACTATGGCATGACCGCACCAGGCCCCATCTGGAATCAATGGTTCAAACCGATTAAAAATGCCGCCAATACCTCGGTACTCGCTTTGCCGGATAAACTGCTGGCACTGTGGGAAGGCGGCAAACCCCACGCCCTCGACCTGCAAACCCTGGAAACTTGGGGATTAGATGATTTATCGGGACTGAGTGACGGATTACATTATTCCGCTCATCCCAAGCGCGACGCCCAAACTGGGGAAATTTTTAACTTTGGGGTTTCCCCCGGACGGAATGCAACGCTGAATATTTATAAAAGTGACTCTACAGGCAAAATTCTGCAAAAGGGGGCAGTTCAACTAGATGGCATCCCAATGGTGCATGATTTTGTCCTCGCTGGGCAGTATTTAGTCTTTTTCGTGCCGCCAGTGCGAGTGAACGTGCTGCCGTTGCTAACAGGCATGAGCAGCTATAGCGATGCGCTGGAGTGGCAACCAAACCTCGGTACTCAGTTTTTGGTTTTTGACCGCGAAACCCTGTCGTTGGTGAGTCGTGGCGAAACTGAACCCTGGTATCAGTGGCACTTTGCGAACGGCTATGTAGATGCCAGCGGGTCAGTGATTGTGGATGTTGTCCGCTACGAAGACTTTCAGACCAATCAGTATCTCAAGGAAGTCGCGACGGGTGAAACTCGGACTCCTGCCAAGAGTACGCTGTGGCAAATCCATCTCAACCCGGCAATTAGCCAGGTAACAAGCATCAAAGAAGTCTTAGATCGGCACTGTGAGTTCCCGGTTGTACCACAGCATCTGGTTGGTCAAGCTTCGCCCCAAACCTATCTATCGGTACATCGGCAAGGTGTAGAGATTAGCCAAGAACAATTTGGCGCGATCGCTCGTTTTGACGCCAAAACTGGCACCCTAGAGGAAGCCGATTTGGGTGAGAATCGCTATCCCTCAGAACCCATCTATGCCCCTGATGCCCTGAATCCCGAACAGGGTTGGGTGTTAACGGTGGTGTATGACGGCAACACCGACACTAGCGAAGTCTGGATTCTGAATAGCGATCGCCTTTCGGAGCAACCTGCGTGTCGTTTGGGATTACCCAGTGTCATCCCCCCTAGCTTCCACGGCACCTGGAAACCAGCTTAGGAGTCTATCAACGTTGTTTTGAAGTCTCTTTGAAGTCCTCTGTAGGGGCGCAAGCAAGAGTGCCTCTACAGACTCTTAAGGCGCGAAATCTCGCCTTTTTTTATCATCTGGCGACTTTTTCATCAACCCAGAGAGCGATCGCCCGCCTCGCTAATTTCCAGGGTTACATCTACAATTTTTTTGCTAAGTAATTAGCTGATTTTTATAAACTAAGGCAAAGTAGGCGAATTCAAAAAGATAATATAAAAAGCCCGCTTTATTCAAGAAAACGGGCTTTTAAAATTTGGCGATTATTTGGCTGATGTTGACTGTTTTAATCCTCACAGAAAATAGAAAAACCGACCTGTAGAACTAGGGGAAGCTGGGTTGCGATTCTATGTCAAATCAAGATGAAACAACCCCCTCAAAGCGGCTTCAGAATTTCCTCTTCCTCTTCGTCCGCTACCGCGATGGGCACTGTCCTGCCTTGAATCATGAGTAAATAAGTGTTTTTGGGTTGAATCTGCTTGGTGCAAATTTTCCGAGCGATCCCGAAGGTTTGGTAAATTCACCGCGAAGCCAGTAACTAATAGGCTTGATAAGAAGAGGGAGCTGTAAAGGCGCATAGTAGATGTCTCGTCAGAGCTTCTATTGCCTGATTCGGACTCTCTGATGCATAATCAGGATAAAATTGCAAAACAATTTGAATAACTGAGTTTAGGATGCTGTAATTTATTGCGGAATTCGTAGAATAAACGTCCTACTTTGTTCCCGCAATTTTTTACAAGCGTCAGAAAATATAGGCTTGCCTGAAGATTCAAGAACGCTGACTCACCGCTGCTTGGGTTATAGGTGCTTGGATCGTGGGTGCTTGGGCACCGTGAGAGCGATCGCTCTCGAACTTTGGCAACGCTTACGGGCAGTTCTGGCAGTTTTAGATGTAAAGACGCGATAGCTGTATTCTCCAGATAGGTACTATAGATATACAGTTCCGATTATTTTCATTGATTTGTTGTAGCCGTCCATGACCACTTCTCCCCGCCGGTATCACATCACCACCTTTGGCTGCCAGATGAACAAAGCCGACTCAGAGCGTATGGCTGGCATCCTGGAAAATATGGGCTTTGAATGGTCAGAAGAACCTGAAAATGCAAACCTGATCCTCTACAACACCTGCACCATTCGGGATAACGCCGAGCAAAAAGTTTATTCCTATCTAGGCAGACAGGCGAAGCGCAAGCACGAACAACCAGATTTGACACTGGTAGTTGCGGGTTGCGTCGCTCAGCAGGAAGGGGAAGCACTGTTGCGGCGGGTGCCAGAATTAGACTTAGTCATGGGACCACAACACGCCAATCGCCTCCAAGATTTGCTGGAACAAGTTTTCAACGGCAATCAGGTAGTGGCGACTGAGGCAGTTCATATCATTGAAGACATCACCAAGCCGCGCCGCGACAGTAAAGTGACAGCTTGGGTGAATGTAATTTACGGCTGCAATGAACGCTGTACGTACTGCGTGGTTCCCAGCGTTCGCGGCGTCGAGCAATCGCGGACTCCAGAAGCGATTCGTGCCGAAATGGAGGAAGTCGCGCGGCAAGGATATAAGGAAATCACCCTGCTGGGGCAAAATATCGACGCCTACGGGCGGGATTTGCCAGGAATCACGGCAGAAGGGCGTCACCAGAATACGCTCACAGACTTGCTTTATTACGTTCATGATGTGCCGGGAATTGACCGGATTCGCTTTGCAACCAGCCATCCGCGCTATTTCACCGAAAGGTTAATTCGAGCTTGTGCCGAATTGCCCAACGTGTGCGAACATTTCCACATTCCCTTCCAGTCAGGAGATAACGAGATTCTGAAGGCAATGGGACGGGGTTATACCCACGAGAAATATCGCCGCATCATTGACACGATTCGCCGGTATATGCCAGATGCCTCGATTAGTGCGGATGCGATTGTCGGGTTCCCTGGAGAAACCGAGGAACAGTTTGAGAATACGCTGCGGCTGGTGGAAGATATTGGTTTTGACCTGTTAAATACGGCTGCTTATTCTCCGCGTCCGGGAACGCCAGCAGCCCTGTGGGAGAATCAGCTGAGCGAACAGGTAAAAAGCGATCGCCTTCAACGTCTCAATCATTTAGTTTCAATTAAAGCGGCTCAAGCGTCCCAGCGTTACTTCGGTCGCATCGAAGAAGTCTTGGTAGAAGATCAAAATACCAAAGATCCCACCCAGGTGATGGGACGTACGCGGGGCAACCGTCTCACCTTCTTTACCGGCAACATTGCCGAACTCAAAGGTCAAGTGGTGAAAGTCAAAATCACCGAAGTTCGCGCGTTTAGTTTGACCGGGGAACCATTGGAAGTGCATCAGCCAGTGCCGGTATAAGATTTTTAGGTGGATCGGAGGATTTCGCGGTGCTAGCATCTGCTATGAAAACATTTATCACCTTGTGGAAACTTGAAGTAAGCTCCCGCCTCCCACTCCTCCGGCGAGACTTGCAAGAAGCGGTTTATCTTCCCCCTCGCATTGCTTACACTTTATACAACGCGCTGATATTGGTGTATTGGACGGCAATTGCTACGGGAAGCATTGCTTGGTTGACTTGCCGCTTTACTTACTTACTCGGTGTTAGCACTCGTCAACTGATTCTTCCTAAACAGGAACCGCTTCAGCTCAAGGGTAAAAAACCCCCGGTTCAGGCGATTCAGACTGGCACCGCCACGGCACCCCTCCCCACCGCTAAACCAAGCATCCAGGCTTCCACCGCCACAACCCCAGTCCCCACGGCAACACCCACCATTCAGGCTCCCCCAGACCTGACGCCAGTCGCTCGCGCACCTCTAGCCGTGGAAAAAATCGCACTGAGCGAGTTGACCACTACGGCGGCTCAAAAGGTCAAAGCAGCAAATCCCGATCGGGTCGTCCTGGCGCGACCTTGGGGCAGAGGATGGCGGATTGCCGTGCTGGAGCCGGAAGAAGCGATGACTGTCCAACGTCCCTGGAAACTCGTTGTCCGCTCCTGAGCGAGGCAAATAACACTGGCATCATAACAAAGAGGGTTGAGGGAGTTTCCGTATCGGAGTTCGTCTCACGCCTCTAG is part of the Coleofasciculus sp. FACHB-T130 genome and encodes:
- the argC gene encoding N-acetyl-gamma-glutamyl-phosphate reductase, which translates into the protein MGDLGRVPVGIVGASGYGGVQLVRLLMEHPGVELVYLGGESSAGKSFSDLYPHLGHRVDLKIEPLDLDTIANRCQAVFLSLPNGLAYQMAPTLVAKGCKVLDLSADYRFSNPETYQAWYGGERQDRELATTAVYGLPELYRDRIADAQLVGCAGCYPTASLLALSPLLKQGLVLPETAIIDAKSGTSGGGRQAKTNLLLAEADNTLGAYGVGGRHRHTPEIEQVCSDLAGHEVTVQFTPHLIPMVRGILSTVYANLRDPGLVREDLITIFSAFYRASPFVKILPGGIYPQTKWACGTNLCYIGIEVDPRTDRVIVMSAIDNLIKGQAGQALQCLNLMLGMEETLGLPQLGFYP
- the miaB gene encoding tRNA (N6-isopentenyl adenosine(37)-C2)-methylthiotransferase MiaB; amino-acid sequence: MTTSPRRYHITTFGCQMNKADSERMAGILENMGFEWSEEPENANLILYNTCTIRDNAEQKVYSYLGRQAKRKHEQPDLTLVVAGCVAQQEGEALLRRVPELDLVMGPQHANRLQDLLEQVFNGNQVVATEAVHIIEDITKPRRDSKVTAWVNVIYGCNERCTYCVVPSVRGVEQSRTPEAIRAEMEEVARQGYKEITLLGQNIDAYGRDLPGITAEGRHQNTLTDLLYYVHDVPGIDRIRFATSHPRYFTERLIRACAELPNVCEHFHIPFQSGDNEILKAMGRGYTHEKYRRIIDTIRRYMPDASISADAIVGFPGETEEQFENTLRLVEDIGFDLLNTAAYSPRPGTPAALWENQLSEQVKSDRLQRLNHLVSIKAAQASQRYFGRIEEVLVEDQNTKDPTQVMGRTRGNRLTFFTGNIAELKGQVVKVKITEVRAFSLTGEPLEVHQPVPV
- a CDS encoding carotenoid oxygenase family protein; translation: MTTATKPSTRKAWANAIAQPAQEFPLTPLPLLSGNIPEGLRGTLYRNGPARLERGGIRVGHWFDGDGAILGVHFSDAGASGVYRYVQSEGYQEEAKANQLLYGNYGMTAPGPIWNQWFKPIKNAANTSVLALPDKLLALWEGGKPHALDLQTLETWGLDDLSGLSDGLHYSAHPKRDAQTGEIFNFGVSPGRNATLNIYKSDSTGKILQKGAVQLDGIPMVHDFVLAGQYLVFFVPPVRVNVLPLLTGMSSYSDALEWQPNLGTQFLVFDRETLSLVSRGETEPWYQWHFANGYVDASGSVIVDVVRYEDFQTNQYLKEVATGETRTPAKSTLWQIHLNPAISQVTSIKEVLDRHCEFPVVPQHLVGQASPQTYLSVHRQGVEISQEQFGAIARFDAKTGTLEEADLGENRYPSEPIYAPDALNPEQGWVLTVVYDGNTDTSEVWILNSDRLSEQPACRLGLPSVIPPSFHGTWKPA
- the gloA gene encoding lactoylglutathione lyase, with the protein product MRMLHTMLRVGNLEESLKFYCDVLGMKLLRRKDYPDGKFTLAFVGYGDESDHTVVELTYNWGVEQYNLGDAYGHIALGVDDIYATCNEIKARGGKVSREPGPMKHGSTVIAFVEDPNGYKIELIQLGTQGSAQKSETAEAASR
- the eno gene encoding phosphopyruvate hydratase, which codes for MINTPDTAIDAIVAREILDSRGRPTVEAEVYLINGVMGLAQVPSGASTGTFEAHELRDEDASRYGGKGVLQAVQNVEEKIAPELLEMDALDQVLVDRTMIELDGSENKSNLGANAILAVSLATAKAGAAALELPLYRYLGSPLSNVLPVPLMNVINGGAHADNNVDFQEFMIVPVGASSFKEALRWGAEVFAALSKVLKDKNLLTGVGDEGGFAPNLESNQAALELLVAAIEKAGYKPGQDVALALDVAASEFYKEGQYVYDGSSHSPADFIEYLGKLVGQYPIVSIEDGLHEEDWENWKLLTEKMGDRVQLIGDDLFVTNPIRLQKGIEQAAANSILIKLNQIGSLTETLETIELATRNGFRSIISHRSGETEDTTIADLAVATRAGQIKTGSLCRSERVAKYNRLLRIEDELGDRAVYAATIGLGPR
- a CDS encoding carbonic anhydrase — protein: MKKLIRGLREFQSNYFSEHQELFEQLAHGQKPRVLFITCSDSRIDPNLITQAAVGELFVIRNAGNLIPPFGATNGGEGASVEYAVHALDIQQIVVCGHSHCGAMKGLLKLDSLAAEMPLVHDWLKHAEATRRLIKENYTDLSGEELLEATIAENVLTQIENLRTYPAIRAKLHRGKLSLHAWIYHIETGDVWGYDPIRQEYLPLYSQLSTNQDESVEPKPERIASMLLSPEQAERIYRGSAAR